The segment GCGGCGGCGATCTACGCCGCGCGCAAGGGCATCCGCACCGGCGTCGCCGCCGAGCGCTTCGGCGGCCAGGTGCTGGACACCATGGCCATCGAGAACTTCATCTCGGTGAAGGAAACCGAAGGCCCGAAACTGGCCCGCGCGCTCGAAGAACACGTGCGCGAGTACGAGGTCGACGTGATGAACCTGCAGCGTGCCAGCCAGCTGATCCCGGCGGGCGACGACGGCCTGCACACCGTGCGGTTCGACAACGGCGGCGAGCTCAAGGCCAAGACCCTGATCCTCGCCACCGGGGCGCGCTGGCGCGAGATGAACGTGCCCGGCGAGCAGGAATACCGTGGCCGCGGCGTCGCCTACTGCCCGCACTGCGATGGTCCGCTGTTCAAGGGCAAGCGCGTGGCGGTGATCGGCGGCGGCAACTCCGGCGTCGAGGCGGCGATCGACCTGGCCGGCATCGTCGCCCACGTCACCCTGCTGGAGTTCGGCGAAAGCCTGCGGGCCGACGCGGTGCTGCAGCGCAAGCTGAAAAGCCTGCCGAACGTGACCATCCTGACCATGGCGCAGACCACAGAGGTCAAGGGCGACGGGCAGAAGGTCACCGGGCTGGTCTACAAGGACCGCCACAGCGACGAGGTCCGCGACCTCGAACTCGAAGGCATCTTCGTGCAGATCGGCCTGCTGCCCAACAGCGACTGGCTCAAGGGCACGGTCAACCTGTCGCGCTTCGGCGAGATCGAGGTCGACGCCAAGGGCCAGACCAACATCCCCGGCGTATTCGCCGCCGGTGACGTGACCACGGTGCCCTACAAGCAGATCGTCATCGCCCTCGGCGAAGGCGCCAAGGCCTCGCTGTCGGCCTTCGACCACTTGATCCGCAGCAGTGCCCCGGTGATCTGAGGCGCGAAAGCGGCATGAAAAAAGGGAGCGGACCGCAAGGCTGCTCCCTTTTTCGTCGAGCCGGGAACCCGGCGCAGTCCCGCCACCGGATAGATAACCGCCGCCTGCGGTCTAGATGGCTACACCGGCCCCAACAGCGGCTCGGGTGAAAGCGCATGCCGGCCACGATGGGCCGTGCACCTCGTCTTTACGCAGTCCATGGAGCTGTCTCGATGAGCAAAGAAGGTTCGGTGCGGGCGCCGCGCGGGGTGGTGCTGACCTATCCCAACCGACATCACGAGCCCCAGCACGAACGAAGCGTCCACGCCGCGCTGGCCGAGCGGCTGGCGGACTTGCTGGGTTACCACTACGGCGGCGACTACCGCCCCGGAACGGTACCGGGCGGGCACATCTACCTGGTGCCTTCGGGAACCATTGTCGGCAGCCAGGAGGCGCGCGAGCTCGGCCTGGAGGCTGAAACCGACCTGTTTGGCGGCTTCGTTCCGCATCCCTTCGTGCAGACCAAGGCGATTACCCATCCGCTGGTGCGCAGCGAGGCCGATGCGCCGGTGGGCTGGTCCAGGGACTTCTGTGCGCAGGTGCGCGACAGCGTCCTGCCCGGTTACAGCGCATTCACCCGTGATAATGCCCGGGATGCCGGGTTGCGCCTGCTGCATGAAGGCCCCGTGCGGATCAAACCGGTGCGCGCCACCGGCGGCCGCGGGCAGGTCGAGATCCACGACGTGGCGGCGCTGGATCAGGCGCTGGCGGAACTCGACGAGCGAGAACTGGAAACCTATGGGCTGGTGCTGGAAAGCAATCTCGCACAGGTGACCACGTTCAGCGTCGGGCAAGTGCAAGTCGGCGATCAGCTGGCCAGCTACTACGGCACCCAGTGTCTGACGCCGGATAACAACGGTCAGCAGGTCTATGGTGGTTCCGATCTGGTGGTGGTCAGCGGCGATTTCGATGCGCTGCTGCGCTGCGATCTCGACGAGGCGACTCGTCTGGCCGTGGAGCAGGCCCGGGTCTATGACCGGGCGGCGCGCAGCTGCTTTCGGGGCCTGGTCGCCTCGCGGCGCAACTACGACATCGCCCGCGGTGTGGACGCCCGAGGCCGGGCCTGTTCCGGCGTGCTCGAGCAATCGTGGCGCATCGGCGGCGCCAGCGGTGCGGAAATCGCGGCGCTGCAGGCGCTGCGCGCTGACCCCGACCGGGTCGTTCACGCGGCGACCCGCGAGCTGTATGGCGAGAGCCAAGCGATTCCATCGGATGCCGAAGTGCTGTTTCGTGGTGAAGACAGCGAAATCGGTTTCGTGACCAAGTGCGTGGTGGTGCGGCATGGCAGCGCATAGCGAGGCAATCGACATCCTGGTCGATGAGGAGCACATCGCCGGGACCTTTCTGACGCCACCGCCGCGTATGCCTGGAGTGCTCTTCGTGCACGGCTGGGGCGGCAGCCAGCAGCGCGACCTGGAGCGCGCGCGGGGCATCGCCGGGCTCGGTTGCGTATGTCTCTCGTTCGACCTGCGCGGGCACGGTCAGACCTTCGCGCAGCAGCAGACCGTGACGCGCGAGCAGAATCTCAACGACGTTCTGGCTGCCTACGACATGCTGGCGGCTCACCCGCATATCGACCCGGCGGCCATCGCCGTGGTCGGGACCAGCTATGGCGGCTACCTGGCTGCGCTGCTGACCGGCTTGCGCCCCGTGAAGTGGCTGGCCCTGCGAGTGCCGGCGCTGTATCGCGACGAGGATTGGGCGGTGCCCAAGCGCCAGCTCGATCGCGCAGTGCTCAATGAGCTGCGCACCAGTCGCGTGCTGCCGACCGAGAACCGGGCCCTGGCGGCTTGCGCGCGGTTCGAGGGCGATGTGCTGCTGGTCGAGTCGGAGAAGGACCACCTGGTGCCGCACCAGACGATCATGAACTACCGGGCCGCCTTCCAGAAAACCCACTCGCTGACCCATAGGATCATCTTCGGCGCCGACCATGCGCTGAGCCATGAGCGCTGCCAGGAGGCCTACACCTCGATCCTGGTCAACTGGACGACCGAAATGGTCATCGGCGCGCGCCTACACGAGCGCTCTGCCGGTGGCTTCCGCCCGGTCGGCGAGCCGCCGCCGGACTGAGTTCAGCGCGGCGGCGTAGGCGGTGGGTTGGGGCCGACGAAGCGGCTCCAGCGCCGGTCCAGCACCTGTTGCTTGAGCACCTCGAGCACATCGACGAGAACCCCCTCCAGGGCCAGGTCGGTGTTTTCGTCCTGATACACCCAGGCGTCGAAGCACTCGTCGGCCAGGCGATTGGCCAGCGCCTGGAACTGCTCGCCGCGCAAGCCCTCGACAGCTGCCCTGATCAGCCGCGTGACAATGTCTATGAGGGCGGTGTCCAGGCTGTCGGCCAGATGGCCACCGAGCGGCAGGCGACGCAGGCGGCGAATCTCCGGGGTGTCTTCCATGGCTTGGTGGATCAGCTGGCTGACGTACCCGTCGATGTCGCCGCGGTTATCGCGGTAGCCGCTCTCCAGCATGCTCTGCACGCGGCGCGCGATGTCGGCGATCAGCCGCTGCTTGCGCGGCCGGATCACCTCTTCGATCAGCCGGCGCGACAGGTCGTCGGTACTGCCGAGCTCCTGCTGCATGCGGCCGAACAGGCGCACCATCACCCGGTCGGAGAGTTCCTCGATCAGCAGCAGGTAATAGCGGTTGATCACCCCGTACAGCGCCCAAGTGCGCATGTCGATCACGCCCAGGCGCTGCAGGCGAATCAGCAGGGCGCCCACGCGCAGCACCCGCAGCCAGCGGAAACCGGAGAGCGGTATGCAGCCGAGCACGTCGTACCAATGGGCGAACGGGTAGTAGTACCAGCGCGCATAACGGCGCTCGAACAGGGCGATGGTCCAGCCGAGTAGCACATCGAACAGAAACACCGCCACGAAGGCCAGGTCGATGAGCGGAAAGTGGGCGTGAACACGCTGGTCGTAGAGGCGGTGGGCAGCCGGCGCCACCTCGGCGATCAGCTGGTTGATCTGCGGCACCGCGAACAGGCTGTCGAACAGGATCAGCCCCAGGTTGAGGCAAACCAGCGCCACGACCAGCGCTTCCCAGGCCGCATGCAGGCCCTCGCGGGTCCGCATGCGCCGGTCGAGCGGTGAATCAGGCGTGCGTCGCATCGGGCGTGGCGGCCTGCCAGAGTACCTCGGCGCAGCCCTGGCGGCGCGCGATCAGGCGAGCCGCGACGAACAGCAGGTCGGACAGGCGATTCAGGTAAGCCAGCAACACGGGCCGCAACGGCTCACTGGAACTGAGCTGTTGGCAGCGTCGCTCGGCGGTACGCGTCAGGCTGCGGCACAGATGGGCCTGCGCGATGAGGCGCGAGCCCCCCGGCAGGATGAATTCCTTGAGCGGGCCGAGTTCGGCATTCCAGCGATCGATCGCAGCCTCCAGGCGGGCGACTTCCGCCTCGTCGAGTGCCTGGTACTCGGGCATCGCCAGCTCACCGCCGAGGTCGAACAGGCGGTGCTGGCAGGGCGCGAGCACCGGAATCAGCTCATCGAGCGCCGGCCACTGGATCTGCGCTTCGGCCAGTTCGGCCAGCAGCAGGCCGAGGTGGCTGTTGAGGGTGTCGACCTCGCCCATGGCCTCGACGCGCGGATGGTCTTTCGCCACCCTGCGGCCGTCGCCCAGGCCGGTTTCACCGCGGTCGCCGGTGCGGGTGTAGATCTTGGAAAGTCGGTTGCCCATTGCATGTCCTTGTCAGCTGTTGGCCGGCTCGGCTGTGGCCAGCGGTAAACGCAGGGTGAAGATGGCGCCCTGGCCGGGTTGCGACTGGACTTCCATCTGCCCCTTGTGATTGTTGGTGATGATGAAATACGAAACGGAAAGGCCCAGTCCGGTTCCCTGGCCGACCTCCTTGGTGGTGAAGAACGGCTCGAAGATGCGCTTGCGCACCGCCTCGGGAATGCCGCCGCCGTTGTCCTCGACCTGGATCTCCGCCCACGGCGGGTGGAACCGGGTGCGCAGGATAATCTGTCCCGGGCGGTCGCGGTCCTGCTTCTGGTGAATCGCCTGCGCCGCGTTCTTCAGCAGGTTGAGTAGCACCTGCTCCAGCTCGTTGCCGATGCAGGGCACCCGGTCGACCCGAGGGTCGAAGTCGCGGACGATACGGATGGCCTTGAAGTCGAAGCTGTCGAGCAGGGCGAAGTCGTTGCCGGCGATCTCCAGCGCCTGCTCGATCAGCCCGGTGAGCTGGCATTCGGCGAGCTGGCGGTTGCTCATGCGGCTGAAACTGAGCATGTGGCTGACGATCTTGGCCGCGCGCGAGCCGGCCTGCTGAATGCCGTCGAGCATCAGCGGGATTTCGCGCTTGTGCAGGTAGCGGTTGACGGCATCGAGGTGCACGCCGGTCTCCTCGGCCACCTCGCGGTTACGCTCCAGTTCGGGCGACAGGCGCCGGCGGATGTTCTGCACGTTGTGCAGGATCGCGCCCAGCGGATTGTTGATCTCGTGCGCCATTCCCGCCGCCAGGCTGCCGACCGACAGCATCTTTTCCGACTGCACCATCATTTCTTCCAGTCCGATGCGCTGGGTGATGTCGTCGATGCGGATCACCACGCCGCGTCCGGCGGCCCCGCTCAGCGGATAGAAAGTAAGGGTGTAATGCCGCATTTCATCGTTGCGCGTCCAGGTGACCCGCTCGATGACCTCCACCTCGCGGCGTTCGGCGGTCCGGCGGATCTGCGCGAGGTAGGGTTTGAGCGGCTCGAAGGCGATGAAGATCGGCTGGTTCAGCGCATCGTCCAGGGGGGTGCCGGACAGCACGCTGGCTTCGCGATTCCACTGCGTGATGTAGAGCTGTTCATCGAGGGCGATCAGTGCGGACGGCATCGAGTCGATGATGCTGTTGAGGTAGTTCTGGAAACCGGTGAGTTTCTGCTCGATCTTGCTGCGTACCTGAACCTCCAGCTCCAGGCGGCGGTTGGAGTTGCGCGTTTCCTCGGCCAGCCCCTGGGCCTGACTGAAAGCTTCCTGGGCATCGTCGCGGGCACGCTTGAGCTGCTGTTCGCGTGCCTCGATGCGCGACAGCATGGTGTTGAACGCATCGCCCAGGCGGCCGATCTCGTCGCCGTTGCCCGGCGCCGAACGCAGGGCATAGTTTTCCTCGCGCGTGACCTGTCTGGACAGCGCCTCCAGGTCACGGATCGGTTGGGTGATCAGCCGACGGATCTGTCGTGCGACCAGCAGCCAGAGCAGCAGGCTGATCACCAGGATCGCCGCGCTGGCGGTAAGCGTGCCGGTGTAGAAGGCGCCCGGCAGTTCGCTGCTGATCACCAGCAGCAGATGGCCGGGTGCGCCCGCTGCCTGGGGCAGCTCGCTGAGAAAGCTGGCGCGGATCTCGCCGGCGCGCCAGCTGGCGACCTCGTCCATGCGTTCCGGCAGCGGCAAGGCTTCACCGCGCTGGAGTTGGGCGTAGCGGTTGCCACGGGCGTCATAGATGGCCGCAGCCCGCAGCGGGGGATAGCCGCCGAGGCGTTGCAGAAAGGCTTGGGCGTCTTCGGCAGAGGTAAGGATGTCCTGGCTCAGGTGCGGCATCGAGGACAGCGCGCCGATGGTGTGCATCGCCTGGGGCGCGACGCTCTGGCGGGAGATCCAGTAGGCGGCGCTGATGAAGGCGAGATTGGACACCAGCAGCACGGCGGCGAGCAGGACCAGCAGCGCGGTGAGCAGCTTGCGGCCGACCGGCAGATTGGCGAGACGCTGACGCAGGTTCATCGGCTTGGCCGGGTTGCGGAGGGAGCCTGCAGGGTACCGGCTGTGTCAGTCGGGCGGCAATCCAAGCGCGATCAGCTTCGTCTGCAGGCGCCGCGCGAGCGCCTGCAGACGAGGCAGGGCGAGGCCCTGCTGCGCACCGGTGCGGCAGGCATGGCCGAGCAGGTAACCGATCTCCGTGCGTCGCCGCGCGGCCACATCCTGCTGCATGGATGAGTAGTTGGCGGCAGTCGCCTCGATCACCCGCAAGACCTCATCGGCCAGCGCGTCGGCAGCCTCCGCCTGGCCGATCGCCGTTAGCAGGTGCCCGAGCTCCTCGCACAACGCCAGCACTTCGCTGCGATGCTCGAGCAGGCCGCCGTTGCGGCAGTCGTAGAGCACGGTCAGCGGGTTGATGGCGCAGTTCAGCGCCAGCTTGCGCCAGAGCCGGGCGAGGATGTCTGGCGTCCAGTGCGCGCTGATCTGCGCCTGTTCCAGCGTGTTCAGCCAGGCAGGCGGCTGTGCGTCCTGCGGATCGCCCAGCCAGTTCTGTCCCTTGCCGGCGAATACGACTTCGAAGGGCGCCTGGCGGTAGGCGCCCTCGGTGCTCGAGATGAACAGGCTGCGCGCCTGCGGCCAGCGCTCGGCGATGCGCTGCTGGCTGCCGAGCCCGTTCTGTAACAGCAGGATTTCGCCGCCCGCTGCGAGGCGATGAGCAACCGAGGCGACCGCCGCTTCGGCGTCATAGGCCTTGCAGGCGACCAGCAGGCGTGCGATGGGGAACTCTGCGTTCGGCAGCTCCGCCGGCAGGTTGTGCCGCTGCCATTGACCGCCCGTCTGCAGGGCGAGCCCGCCAGCAGCGCGATAAGCTACCAGTCGCGCCTCGTTGCGCAGGATCAGCTGCACGGCTTCACCGGCCTGGGCCAGCCGGCACGCCCAGAGGCTGCCGAGGCTGCCGGCGCCCAGCACATGCCAGGTCATGCCGGTTGCTTCAGGCGTAGCGGGACGATACGGCCGGTACTGTAGGCGCTGGGCAGCAGTGCGCCGGCCTGTTGCAACAGCTGTTCGGCATTGGTCGGCAGGCCGGAGGCATCCAGGGTGACCAGGCTGACCCCTGCCTTTACCGAAATGAAGCCTTCCTGGGTCTTGAAGGCCTTGAAATTGAGCCCTTCATGCAGACGCTTGAAACTGCTCGGCGAGCAGTTCTGCAGGTTGTCGACCTGGGCCAGCACGCCAAAATGCCGGTCGTCGATGCGCACCAGCGTATCGAGCGGGCGGACCAGCTGCTGCAGGTGCCGGGCCATCGCTTGCAGCAGCTCCTCATAGGTTGCCTCGCCATGCTGCGCCCGGAGCTCGGGGCCGTTCTGCAGGCCGATGTGCAGGTAACACAGGGCGGTGTTGCGGCTTTCCATCTGGCGCAACGTGGCCGCCAGGCGCTGCTCCAGATACCGGCGGTTGCCCAGCCCGGTAACCGCATCGACCTGATTGTGACGCTCCAGCGTGGCGACGTCGGCCGCCAGCTGGCGGTTCTCCTGCTTGAGCTGCTGCAGCGAGCCGCACAGGCGATCGGCGGCGAGCACGCGCGGCAGCAGCTGTTCATGCATCGCGGCCTTGCTGATGAAATCGTCGACGCCCTGATCGAATGCCTGGGCCAGCACCTCGACGCCGTCGCGCCCGGTCAGCAGGATGATGTAGGTGTAGTGACCGCTGCCGCCGTCGAGCTGGCGCACGCGAGCGGTGAGTTGCAAACCGTCCATTTCCGGCATCAGCCAGTCGGCCAGCAGGACGTGGGTCGGGCGTTCGGCCAGCTGACGCAGGGCGTCCTGGGCACTGCTGGCGAAGCGGACATCCCGGTAGCCGGCCTTGTTGAGCACGCGACCGATCATGACGCTGGAGAACTTGGCGTCGTCGACGACCAGGATTCCGAGTTGGGGGTTGGGCATGGGCAGACTCATCGAGAGGGGTGACATCCTTGTCGCTTCGCCGCGGGGCCAGCGGTCTCGTGTCGAGCAGTTATAATGACGGCGCATTCTCAACCGTCAAGCCAGGCGCGAGGGGCTTTGCCAACCGTCGCGCTACTGAATTGGAGAAGATTCAATGCCCTCGTTCGACGTGGTGTCCGAATTGGACAAGCACGAAGTGACCAATGCGGTCGATAACGCCATCAAGGAACTGGACCGTCGCTACGACCTGCGTGGCAAAGGCTCGTTCGAGCTGAAGGATCTGACCGTCCAGCTCACGGCCGAAGCCGATTTCCAATTGGAGCAGATGATCGAGATTCTCAAGTTGAGCCTCGTCAAACGCAAAGTGGATATCCAGTGCCTGGAGTTCAAGGATCCCTATGCCTCGGGCAAGGTCGTCAAGCAGGAAGTGACTATGCGCGAAGGCATCGACAAGGAGCTGGCGAAGAAGATCGTCGCGCTCATCAAGGACGCCAAGCTCAAGGTCCAGGCCGCCATCCAGGGCGAGCAGGTGCGCGTCACCGGCAAGAAGCGTGACGATCTGCAGGAGGCCATCGCCCTGCTGCGCAGCCAGGAACTGGGCATGCCGCTGCAGTTCAACAACTTCCGCGACTGATGACCTCGGCGGGGCGCGATGCCCTGCCAGGCGCCGGTATCGATGCCGGCGTTTTTGCATTGAAGGAGCAACCTTTTGGAATTGAACGTCGACTACCTGATCGATCTATCCGAGTCCTGGCTGCCGCTGGTCCTGCAGTATGCGGGGCAGCTGGGTCTGGCGCTGATCACGCTGGCGCTGGGCTGGTGGCTGATCAACGTGATTACCAGCCGCGTCGGGCGACTGCTGCAGCGACGCCAGGTCGACCCGACGCTGCACGGCTTCATCGGCAGCCTGGCCAGCATCGTATTCAAGGTGCTGCTGCTGGTCAGCGTGGCGTCGATGGTCGGGATCGAAACCACGTCCTTTGTCGCAGCCATCGGTGCGGCCGGCCTGGCCATCGGCCTGGCGCTGCAGGGCAGCCTGTCGAACTTCGCTGGCGGCGTGCTGATCCTGCTGTTCCGTCCGTTCCGGGTCGGAGAGTTCATCGAGGCGCAGGGGATCAGTGGCACGGTGGATTCGATCCAGATCTTCCACACCATTTTGCGCACGCTCGATAACAAGACGGTGATCATGCCCAACGGCAGCCTGTCGAACGGCAACATCATCAATTACTCGCGCCAGCCCCAGCGCCGCGTGGAGACGGCTGTCGGCATCGACTACAGCGCCGATATCAAGACCGCACGCCAGGTGCTGCTGGGTATCGCCGAGGACCCGCGCGTCCTGCGTGAGCCTGCGCCGGTGGTCGTGGTGACCGGGCTGGGCGACAACTCCGTGAACCTGGCGCTGCGCGTCTGGGTCGCCACCGCCGACTGGGGCGCGGTGAATGCCGAGTTTCTCGAGCAGGCCAAGGAGAAACTGGAAGCGGTCGGCATCGGCATTCCGTTTCCGCAGCGGGTGGTGCATCTGGTCCAGCAGTGAGCTGGCGCCCGAGCCCCAGGTCGGATTAAAAAAAGCCCGCATCGAGTGCGGGCTTTTTTTCAGCTGCGTTCGGACACCGCCGCGGTTTCTGCCTCGTTCGGTGGCAGGTTGCCGCGCCGCCATTGCCAGAGGATCAGCACCAGCGTCGGGATACCGAGCAGGGCGGTCACCAGGAAGAAGTCGTGATAACCGAGCTGCTCGACCATCACGCCCGAATAACCGCCCAGCAGGCGTGGCAGCAGCAACATCAGCGAACTGAGCAGCGCGTACTGCGTGGCGGAGAACTTCACGTTGGTCAGGCTCGACAGGTAGGCGACAAACGCGGTCGAGGCCAGGCCTCCGCTGAAGTTGTCGCAGGAAATGGTCACGATCAGCATGTTCAGGTTGGCGCCCATTTCGACCAGCAGCATGAACATCAGGTTTGTCGCTGCCGAGGCCAGGCCACCGATGAAGAGGATCGGCAGGATGCTGAAACGCACGATCAGCAGACCGCCGAAGGCCGCGCCAAGCAGGGTCATCGCCAGGCCGAACAGCTTGCTGACGCTGGCGATCTGGTCCTTGGAGAAGCCCTGGTCGATATAGAAAACGTTGGCCATCACGCCCATTACCGTATCCGACATGCGGTAGGTGGCGATCAGCCCGAGCAGCAGCAGGGCCTGCCAGCGATAGCGCAGGATGAAGTCGGTGATCGGCGTCAGCACCGGGCCCATCAGGATGCGCCCGGGCGCCGACAGACAGCCCGCGCAGATCAACAGATACATGGTGCCGCGCGGCCAGTAGCCGCCCCAGTAGGACTGGAACATGCCGGTGGTGGAGACGATGAGGATGATCAGTACGATCACCGACACCGCCTGGTGGACAAAGTCGAAGCGGGCGGGGCGCTCGCGCTGCGAGGCCTGGTGCAGCATCACCCGGACCGGTACCAGCAGCATCCGCCCCATCGGCGACAGGCTGCCGATGATGAACAGTGCGTACAGCGTGGCGCGCGGCCAGGCCTGGGCGATCAAGGCGTTGATCATTGCCGGAACCGAGATCAGCAACACCAGCAGCAGGCCGACGGCAGCCAGCTGGTGGTTGAAGCTGTAGCGCGGCGGAGTGCTTGGCAGCGGCGTGGCGACCTCCGGCTCGCTGATCACCAGGCTGGTGATCAGCCCGGGCACGATCAGCAGGGCGAAGGCGACATAGGTGGCTGCCCAGGCCGCATGGTCATAGCCGAGGCTGCTCGAGCCCAGCCACTCGGCAAGAAACAGCGCGCCGGCGCTGGCCAGCAGCATGGCGACGCGATAACCGGTCATGTAGCTGGCTGCCAGCGTCGCTTGCAAGCGGTCTTCGGCGATTTCCAGGCGATAGGCGTCGATCGCGATGTCCTGGGTCGCCGAAGCGAAGGCCACCGCCACGGCCAGGGCGATCAGCAGGGTGAGGTTGTGCTGCGGATTGCACAGCGCCATGCCTACCAGCCCCAGCGCGATCACCGCCTGCGAAAGGACCAGCCAGGAGCGCCGCCGGCCCAGCCGGCCGAGCCAGGGCAGGCGCCATTGATCAAGCATCGGCGACCACACCCACTTGAACGCGTAGGCCAGGCTGATCCAGCTGGCGAAGCCGATGGTCTCGCGCGACACGCCCGCCTCGCGCAGCCACACCGACAGCGTGGAAAACACGAGGATTGCCGGCAGGCCGGCCGCGAAGCCGAGCAAGAGCAGGGCAATGCTGGCGGGACTGGCGTAGGCGAGGATGGCAGAACGCCAGGACTCACGGGACATACAGCGGTTTTCTACGACGATCGGGCGAAGCGCGCACTCTAACCGCTCGACTCCGTCGAACGCCAGCCGTGCCGACGCATGTCCACGCGGTCCTTGACGATGGTCAGGCCTTCGGCGCGCAGCCGCGCCCGCTGCTCGGCACCGGCCGCCGAGCCGGCCGGCAGGCTGAGTCGGCCGCCGGCGGCGATCACCCGATGCCAGGGCAGGGTGGTGTCGTCCGGCAGTTGCGACATCAGCCGCCCCACCCAGCGTGCGGCGCGTCCGAGGCCGGCCAGTGCCGCCAGCTCACCGTAGCTGATCACCTTGCCCGGCGGAATCTGCGCCATGATCGCGTAGACGGCGCTGCGCCGTCCGGCCGGGTCGTCCGGCGAGGAAAAAGCAGAGAAGTTGTCAGGCATGGGGCCTCGCTTCGATCGGTCGCCGCTCGCTGAACTCGCATGCCGCCCGGCGGTCTCTGATTGCTGCAGCTGTGTGCATAGGGATAATGCCTCGCTTTTCCATTGCCCCCAACAAGTTGCCGTACTTCGATATGTTTTCCAGAACCCTGCTGTGCGTTTCGCTTTGTGCGTTTTCCCTGCCTGCTCTTTCCGACACCATCTGGCTGAAGAACGGCGACCGCCTGACCGGCAAGATCAGTGTGCTCGACGGCGGCAAGCTGCTCATCGAGACCGACTATGGCGGTTCCATTCCGGTCCAGTGGAAAAAGGTGCGAACCCTGCAGAGCGACCAGAAGCTGCTGATCAAGCTCGACGAGGTCACCGGCGAGGTGGCGCAGTCGATGCAGGCGGCCGAGGACGGCAAGGTTACGCTGACCAACGGTGGCGAGCCGCAGACCGTCGCGCTTGCCGACATCTCGCAGATCATTCATCCCAAGCCACTGATCCAGGATTTCCTCTGGGAAGGCAACGTCGATGTCGCGCTCGACTACAAGCGCGCCGAGAACGACACCGACGACTACGACATAGCGTTCGATACGAAGGCGCGCCACGGCCTCTGGCGGCACAACGGCAAGGCCAGCTACAACCGCGAGTACCGCGATGGCGTGACGGTGACCGACAACTGGGACGCCGAGTATGCGCTGGACCGTTTTCTCGATGACAAGTGGTTCTGGCAGGGCCGCCTGGACTACAAGCGTGACCAGATCGAGGACGTGCGCCGCCAGCTCACCGTGGGTACCGGTCCGGGTTATCAGTTCTGGGACAACGATCTGGGCGCCTTCTCGCTGGCCGGGCTGATCAACCGCAGCGACTACGAGTTCGCCGATGGCAGCAAGGAGAATTTCTACCTGCTGGCCGGCAAGTGGGACTACAACCGTTACCTGATCGGCAAGACCTTTGAGCTGTTCAGCACCGGCGAACTGGGCAAGCCGCTGGAGGACGTGGCCGACTACTCGCTCGATGCCGAGGTCGGCCTGCGCTACAAGGTCACCGACTGGGCCTCGCTGAACATGAAGGCCGAAAAGGACATCATCAGCGGTGCCGACAGTGACCTGGACGAGACCCGCTACAGCCTCGGCTTTGGTGTCGGCTGGTAAGCGCGGCGGGTCTCTGCGCTCTTGCGGCCAGGCCCGCCTGCGGCGGGCTGGCTGGCTCGCGTGGTGACATCGATTACAGGCGCAAGCCGCCGTCGAGTTCGAGAATGCGTCCGCTGTAGTAGTCGTTCTCGAAGATGAACGCCACTGCCTG is part of the Stutzerimonas balearica DSM 6083 genome and harbors:
- a CDS encoding sensor histidine kinase → MNLRQRLANLPVGRKLLTALLVLLAAVLLVSNLAFISAAYWISRQSVAPQAMHTIGALSSMPHLSQDILTSAEDAQAFLQRLGGYPPLRAAAIYDARGNRYAQLQRGEALPLPERMDEVASWRAGEIRASFLSELPQAAGAPGHLLLVISSELPGAFYTGTLTASAAILVISLLLWLLVARQIRRLITQPIRDLEALSRQVTREENYALRSAPGNGDEIGRLGDAFNTMLSRIEAREQQLKRARDDAQEAFSQAQGLAEETRNSNRRLELEVQVRSKIEQKLTGFQNYLNSIIDSMPSALIALDEQLYITQWNREASVLSGTPLDDALNQPIFIAFEPLKPYLAQIRRTAERREVEVIERVTWTRNDEMRHYTLTFYPLSGAAGRGVVIRIDDITQRIGLEEMMVQSEKMLSVGSLAAGMAHEINNPLGAILHNVQNIRRRLSPELERNREVAEETGVHLDAVNRYLHKREIPLMLDGIQQAGSRAAKIVSHMLSFSRMSNRQLAECQLTGLIEQALEIAGNDFALLDSFDFKAIRIVRDFDPRVDRVPCIGNELEQVLLNLLKNAAQAIHQKQDRDRPGQIILRTRFHPPWAEIQVEDNGGGIPEAVRKRIFEPFFTTKEVGQGTGLGLSVSYFIITNNHKGQMEVQSQPGQGAIFTLRLPLATAEPANS
- a CDS encoding putative 2-dehydropantoate 2-reductase yields the protein MTWHVLGAGSLGSLWACRLAQAGEAVQLILRNEARLVAYRAAGGLALQTGGQWQRHNLPAELPNAEFPIARLLVACKAYDAEAAVASVAHRLAAGGEILLLQNGLGSQQRIAERWPQARSLFISSTEGAYRQAPFEVVFAGKGQNWLGDPQDAQPPAWLNTLEQAQISAHWTPDILARLWRKLALNCAINPLTVLYDCRNGGLLEHRSEVLALCEELGHLLTAIGQAEAADALADEVLRVIEATAANYSSMQQDVAARRRTEIGYLLGHACRTGAQQGLALPRLQALARRLQTKLIALGLPPD
- a CDS encoding YajQ family cyclic di-GMP-binding protein produces the protein MPSFDVVSELDKHEVTNAVDNAIKELDRRYDLRGKGSFELKDLTVQLTAEADFQLEQMIEILKLSLVKRKVDIQCLEFKDPYASGKVVKQEVTMREGIDKELAKKIVALIKDAKLKVQAAIQGEQVRVTGKKRDDLQEAIALLRSQELGMPLQFNNFRD
- a CDS encoding GGDEF domain-containing response regulator, which encodes MPNPQLGILVVDDAKFSSVMIGRVLNKAGYRDVRFASSAQDALRQLAERPTHVLLADWLMPEMDGLQLTARVRQLDGGSGHYTYIILLTGRDGVEVLAQAFDQGVDDFISKAAMHEQLLPRVLAADRLCGSLQQLKQENRQLAADVATLERHNQVDAVTGLGNRRYLEQRLAATLRQMESRNTALCYLHIGLQNGPELRAQHGEATYEELLQAMARHLQQLVRPLDTLVRIDDRHFGVLAQVDNLQNCSPSSFKRLHEGLNFKAFKTQEGFISVKAGVSLVTLDASGLPTNAEQLLQQAGALLPSAYSTGRIVPLRLKQPA
- a CDS encoding mechanosensitive ion channel family protein, producing MELNVDYLIDLSESWLPLVLQYAGQLGLALITLALGWWLINVITSRVGRLLQRRQVDPTLHGFIGSLASIVFKVLLLVSVASMVGIETTSFVAAIGAAGLAIGLALQGSLSNFAGGVLILLFRPFRVGEFIEAQGISGTVDSIQIFHTILRTLDNKTVIMPNGSLSNGNIINYSRQPQRRVETAVGIDYSADIKTARQVLLGIAEDPRVLREPAPVVVVTGLGDNSVNLALRVWVATADWGAVNAEFLEQAKEKLEAVGIGIPFPQRVVHLVQQ